The following proteins come from a genomic window of Spongiibacter tropicus DSM 19543:
- a CDS encoding phage/plasmid replication protein, II/X family, with product MRLTTANRSKITQITGAKIMLIDWVTVRVNLEHCSEQVRAAALALGDRICRYCPTSGEIRYESQAWDSIRSDSHQVSIRCTGDLWIQGSPARLMGDGCAVFGSGASRALDLVGCVNRMTQFVQDYLGAGQLPAIDLWKVTRVDVTGNLKLKDLGAVREALSILRNCEGGRYRVSQQQGDTVYWSHSSKHRSGKAYAKGPHLAHMMKKPDYTGRSYTPQELSDASQLLRLELSLKREFFARCDDWKALTPADLKAEWDSYFERMIGGAEVSTEHDLKKRILEAAPTEGQGRAAWGLWCIIKAQGWEAARECSSRPTWYRNLKILRAAGLGDADISAGNVVALRKRIIDAQMVNDWSQIAA from the coding sequence GTGAGACTCACCACCGCAAATCGCTCAAAAATTACGCAGATCACTGGCGCCAAAATAATGCTTATTGACTGGGTAACTGTCCGTGTAAATCTCGAGCATTGCAGCGAACAAGTGCGCGCCGCAGCCCTTGCACTTGGTGACCGTATTTGCCGCTACTGCCCGACCTCTGGCGAAATACGCTATGAGTCTCAAGCATGGGACTCCATCCGTTCAGACAGCCATCAGGTATCCATCCGCTGCACTGGTGATCTCTGGATACAGGGGAGTCCCGCTCGCCTCATGGGTGACGGTTGCGCTGTCTTCGGATCTGGCGCATCCCGCGCCCTTGATCTTGTCGGTTGCGTTAACCGCATGACCCAGTTTGTTCAGGACTATCTCGGCGCGGGTCAATTACCGGCTATTGATCTTTGGAAAGTCACTCGTGTTGACGTCACCGGTAATCTGAAGCTCAAGGACTTGGGTGCTGTCCGGGAAGCCCTATCGATCTTGCGCAATTGTGAGGGCGGTCGGTACCGGGTTAGCCAGCAGCAGGGCGATACCGTCTATTGGTCTCACAGCTCCAAACATCGTAGCGGCAAGGCTTACGCCAAAGGCCCGCATCTCGCCCACATGATGAAAAAGCCCGACTACACCGGGCGATCTTACACACCACAGGAATTATCAGACGCCAGTCAGTTGCTGCGTCTTGAGCTGTCGTTGAAACGCGAATTTTTCGCCCGTTGTGATGATTGGAAAGCCTTAACCCCAGCCGATTTGAAGGCCGAGTGGGACTCATATTTTGAGCGAATGATAGGGGGTGCCGAAGTGAGCACAGAACACGATCTCAAGAAACGAATTTTAGAAGCTGCCCCCACAGAGGGCCAAGGCCGGGCCGCGTGGGGCCTCTGGTGCATCATCAAGGCGCAAGGCTGGGAGGCAGCCCGCGAATGTAGTTCGCGCCCAACATGGTATCGAAATTTAAAGATTCTGCGTGCTGCCGGACTCGGTGACGCGGACATCAGCGCGGGTAATGTCGTCGCGCTTCGCAAACGGATCATCGATGCACAGATGGTCAATGACTGGTCGCAAATCGCGGCGTAA
- a CDS encoding oxidative damage protection protein gives MTRTVFCKKYQQELEGLDKPPYPGAKGQDIFENVSKKAWEEWQAHQTMIINEKQLSMVDPSARKFLQGEMEKFFAGEDFEKAEGYVPPSE, from the coding sequence ATGACCCGCACCGTCTTCTGCAAGAAATACCAGCAAGAACTCGAAGGCCTCGACAAGCCGCCCTACCCCGGCGCCAAAGGCCAGGACATCTTCGAGAACGTTTCCAAGAAAGCCTGGGAAGAGTGGCAGGCCCACCAGACCATGATCATCAATGAGAAACAACTCAGCATGGTCGACCCCAGCGCCCGCAAATTTCTGCAGGGCGAAATGGAGAAATTCTTCGCCGGAGAGGATTTCGAAAAGGCCGAAGGCTACGTGCCCCCCAGCGAGTAA
- the mutY gene encoding A/G-specific adenine glycosylase produces MAAPAIVSDSFSQRLLRWFDQHGRKDLPWQQDINPYRVWVSEIMLQQTQVATVIPYYQRFMARFPDVASLAAAHIDEVLALWTGLGYYARARNLHRAAQTVISDWEGVFPRQQDDIQTLPGIGRSTAAAITSIACGGSAAILDGNVKRVLSRHAAIGGWPGKREVEQQLWALAEQYTPSERTADYTQAIMDLGATLCRRSKPDCERCPVADDCKAKAMQRQSDYPGKKPRKTLPVKRTHMLLIENPAGEILLEKRPPSGIWGGLWSLPEVEDDGDITDTLERLIGFEAPPQALGELRHTFSHYHLDIQPQHIRLSREPARIMEADRQLWYKGAQHQPLGLAAPVKKLLDSLLQNDLFTD; encoded by the coding sequence ATGGCAGCGCCCGCAATCGTGAGCGACAGCTTCAGCCAGCGCCTGTTGCGCTGGTTCGACCAGCACGGACGCAAAGACCTGCCCTGGCAGCAAGACATCAACCCCTACCGGGTGTGGGTGTCGGAAATCATGCTCCAGCAAACCCAGGTCGCGACCGTCATTCCCTACTACCAGCGCTTTATGGCGCGCTTCCCGGATGTGGCGTCGCTGGCTGCCGCCCATATCGACGAGGTGCTGGCCCTGTGGACCGGGCTGGGCTACTACGCCCGCGCCCGCAATCTGCACCGCGCCGCCCAAACCGTAATAAGCGACTGGGAGGGAGTGTTCCCCCGCCAGCAGGACGATATACAAACCCTGCCCGGTATCGGCCGCTCCACTGCGGCCGCCATTACCAGCATCGCCTGCGGTGGCAGCGCCGCCATTCTCGATGGCAACGTCAAACGCGTACTCAGCCGCCACGCCGCCATCGGTGGCTGGCCCGGCAAACGCGAGGTCGAACAGCAACTGTGGGCGCTGGCGGAACAATACACGCCCAGCGAGCGCACCGCCGACTACACCCAGGCGATCATGGACCTCGGCGCCACCCTCTGCCGCCGCAGCAAACCCGACTGCGAGCGCTGTCCGGTGGCCGACGACTGTAAGGCCAAAGCCATGCAGCGTCAGAGCGACTACCCCGGCAAAAAGCCGCGCAAAACCCTGCCGGTAAAGCGCACCCACATGCTGCTGATTGAAAATCCGGCCGGAGAAATCCTGCTGGAAAAGCGTCCCCCCAGCGGTATCTGGGGCGGCCTGTGGAGCCTTCCGGAAGTCGAGGACGATGGCGATATCACCGACACGCTGGAGCGACTCATCGGCTTCGAGGCACCGCCGCAAGCCCTTGGCGAGCTGCGCCATACCTTCAGCCACTACCACCTCGACATCCAGCCCCAGCACATCCGCCTCAGCCGCGAACCGGCCCGCATCATGGAAGCCGACCGCCAGCTTTGGTATAAGGGTGCCCAACATCAGCCATTGGGGCTCGCCGCCCCGGTGAAAAAGCTGCTCGACAGCCTGCTGCAAAACGATTTATTTACGGACTGA
- a CDS encoding acetyl-CoA sensor PanZ family protein yields the protein MPVYSEYLREPTQQDQDSLAKLYPNDAETLIDAAKQGRLLLIGGRFNGSLISALTLTPIHGGDYELARLTVRDITRRRGTARQLLIQCMKDLPDDLRSMSADISKAPELSSLLTELGFENLGHCWQWQRPQS from the coding sequence ATGCCCGTATATTCTGAATACCTCCGCGAGCCTACGCAGCAGGATCAAGACTCCCTGGCGAAGCTCTACCCCAATGACGCCGAGACGCTGATTGACGCCGCCAAACAGGGCCGCCTGCTACTGATTGGCGGGCGCTTCAACGGCAGCCTGATCTCGGCGCTGACACTCACCCCGATCCACGGCGGCGATTACGAGCTGGCGCGCCTTACAGTGCGCGACATCACCCGCCGGCGCGGTACCGCGCGACAATTGCTTATTCAGTGCATGAAAGACCTGCCCGATGACTTACGCAGTATGTCTGCCGACATCAGCAAAGCCCCTGAGCTGAGCAGCCTGCTCACCGAGCTGGGCTTTGAAAATCTCGGCCACTGCTGGCAATGGCAGCGCCCGCAATCGTGA
- the hisB gene encoding imidazoleglycerol-phosphate dehydratase HisB codes for MNQRKATISRNTLETQITVSINLDGTGQSSFETGVPFLDHMMDQIARHGLIDLAVNAKGDLHIDDHHTVEDIGITLGQAFAEAVGDKKGITRYGHAYVPLDEALSRVVIDFSGRPGLEYHVPYTRASVGGFDVDLFSEFFHGFVNHAKVTLHIDNLRGTNTHHQAETVFKAFGRALRMALSVDERMAGITPSTKGCL; via the coding sequence ATGAATCAGCGCAAGGCGACAATCAGCCGCAACACCCTCGAAACGCAAATTACCGTGAGCATCAATCTGGATGGCACCGGCCAGTCCAGCTTTGAGACCGGCGTGCCGTTTCTGGATCACATGATGGATCAGATCGCCCGCCACGGCTTGATCGATCTGGCCGTCAATGCCAAGGGCGACCTGCACATCGACGATCACCACACCGTGGAAGATATTGGTATCACCCTGGGTCAGGCCTTTGCCGAAGCCGTGGGCGACAAGAAAGGCATTACCCGTTACGGCCACGCCTATGTGCCGCTGGACGAAGCCCTGTCGCGGGTGGTGATCGACTTCTCCGGCCGTCCCGGTCTCGAGTACCACGTGCCCTATACCCGCGCCAGCGTGGGCGGTTTCGACGTGGATCTGTTCTCCGAGTTCTTCCACGGCTTCGTCAACCACGCCAAGGTGACGCTGCACATTGATAATCTGCGTGGCACCAACACTCACCACCAGGCCGAGACGGTATTCAAAGCCTTCGGCCGTGCGCTGCGCATGGCGCTGTCGGTGGATGAGCGCATGGCGGGCATCACCCCGTCGACCAAGGGCTGTCTGTAA
- the hisH gene encoding imidazole glycerol phosphate synthase subunit HisH, which yields MSKSTVAVIDYGMGNLHSVASALHKVGDGVKVQVTDCPETILAADRVIFPGVGAIRDCMAELKNRGLDELVQEVAASKPMLGICVGMQALMERSEENGGVDCLDVLPGTVKFFGNDLKDANGQRLKVPHMGWNTVKQTIDHPLWDGIEDNSRFYFVHSYYIHADDYVAATADYGVEIHAALSCENVFAVQFHPEKSGDTGLRLLSNFLRWDGGQPVFRPVS from the coding sequence ATGAGTAAATCGACTGTTGCCGTCATCGACTATGGCATGGGCAACCTGCACTCTGTTGCCAGCGCTCTGCACAAAGTAGGCGATGGCGTTAAGGTGCAGGTTACCGACTGCCCTGAGACTATTCTGGCCGCTGATCGGGTGATTTTCCCCGGCGTGGGCGCGATTCGCGATTGTATGGCTGAGCTGAAAAATCGCGGCCTCGACGAGCTGGTGCAGGAAGTCGCGGCTTCTAAACCCATGCTGGGTATTTGCGTGGGTATGCAGGCGTTAATGGAGCGCAGCGAAGAAAACGGCGGCGTCGACTGCCTCGACGTGCTGCCCGGTACCGTGAAGTTTTTTGGCAATGATCTGAAAGACGCCAACGGCCAGCGGCTGAAAGTGCCACACATGGGCTGGAATACGGTGAAGCAGACCATCGACCACCCGCTGTGGGACGGCATCGAGGACAACAGCCGTTTCTATTTTGTGCACAGCTACTATATTCACGCCGACGATTACGTGGCCGCGACTGCCGACTACGGCGTAGAGATTCACGCTGCGCTGAGTTGTGAGAACGTCTTCGCCGTACAGTTTCACCCGGAAAAAAGCGGTGATACCGGTTTGCGTCTGCTGAGCAATTTCCTGCGTTGGGATGGCGGCCAGCCCGTGTTCCGGCCCGTCTCCTAA
- the hisA gene encoding 1-(5-phosphoribosyl)-5-[(5-phosphoribosylamino)methylideneamino]imidazole-4-carboxamide isomerase translates to MLIIPAIDLKDGQCVRLRQGEMGDATVYGSDPVEMAARWVEQGARRLHLVDLNGAFDGKPVNGEAVMAIAKAYPDLPIQIGGGIRSLHTIEQYLAAGVNYVIIGTKAVKEPDFVTEACKEFPDAVIVGLDAKDGLVATDGWAEVSNIQATELAKRFEQDGVSSIVYTDISRDGMMQGVNVDATVAMAQASSLPVIASGGVTNMDDIRALQKVAEAGILGAITGRAIYEGELDLAEAQRFCDGQ, encoded by the coding sequence ATGTTGATTATCCCCGCTATCGATCTGAAAGACGGCCAGTGTGTGCGCTTGCGCCAGGGTGAAATGGGCGACGCCACGGTGTACGGCAGCGACCCGGTAGAAATGGCGGCCCGCTGGGTGGAACAGGGTGCGCGTCGCCTGCATCTGGTCGACCTGAACGGTGCCTTCGACGGCAAGCCCGTTAACGGCGAAGCGGTGATGGCGATTGCCAAAGCCTACCCCGATCTGCCCATTCAAATCGGCGGTGGCATCCGCTCGCTGCATACCATCGAACAGTACCTGGCGGCGGGTGTGAACTACGTAATCATCGGCACCAAGGCGGTGAAAGAGCCGGATTTTGTTACCGAAGCCTGTAAAGAATTTCCCGACGCAGTGATTGTGGGACTGGACGCCAAAGACGGGCTGGTGGCCACTGACGGCTGGGCGGAAGTGTCCAATATTCAGGCCACCGAGCTGGCCAAGCGCTTTGAGCAGGATGGCGTGTCTTCCATCGTCTACACCGACATCAGCCGCGACGGCATGATGCAGGGGGTGAATGTCGACGCTACCGTTGCTATGGCTCAGGCCTCCAGCTTGCCGGTCATCGCCTCGGGCGGGGTGACCAATATGGACGACATTCGTGCGCTGCAAAAAGTGGCCGAGGCGGGCATTCTCGGCGCCATCACCGGGCGCGCGATTTACGAAGGCGAGCTGGATTTGGCGGAAGCGCAGCGCTTCTGCGACGGTCAGTAA
- the hisF gene encoding imidazole glycerol phosphate synthase subunit HisF — protein MALAKRIIPCLDVDKGRVVKGVNFVGIRDAGDPVEVAKRYNEQGADEITFLDITATHEERDTTVHTVEQIAAEVFIPLTVGGGIREIKDIRAMLNAGADKVAINSAAIHNPEFVREAAERFGSQCIVIAIDAKRVDDNADGSPRWEIFTHGGRKPTGINAVEWAVKMVELGAGEVLLTSMDGDGTKAGYDLALTRAVADAVPVPVIASGGVGTLDHLVEGVTEGGADAVLAASIFHFAEHTVPEAKAYMAERGVEVRL, from the coding sequence ATGGCTCTGGCAAAACGCATTATTCCCTGTCTGGATGTGGACAAAGGCCGCGTGGTGAAAGGCGTGAATTTTGTCGGGATTCGCGACGCCGGTGACCCGGTGGAAGTCGCCAAACGCTATAACGAGCAGGGCGCCGACGAGATTACCTTTCTCGACATTACCGCCACCCACGAAGAGCGCGACACTACCGTGCACACCGTGGAACAGATTGCTGCCGAAGTGTTTATCCCACTTACCGTCGGCGGCGGTATTCGCGAGATCAAAGATATTCGCGCCATGCTCAATGCCGGGGCCGACAAAGTCGCCATCAACTCGGCGGCCATCCACAACCCCGAATTTGTGCGCGAGGCGGCTGAGCGTTTTGGTTCGCAGTGCATTGTGATTGCCATCGACGCCAAGCGCGTGGATGACAACGCCGATGGCAGCCCGCGCTGGGAAATCTTCACCCACGGCGGCCGTAAACCCACGGGCATTAACGCCGTGGAGTGGGCGGTGAAAATGGTGGAGCTCGGCGCCGGTGAAGTGTTGTTGACCAGCATGGACGGCGATGGCACCAAGGCCGGTTACGATCTCGCACTGACCCGCGCCGTCGCCGATGCCGTGCCCGTGCCCGTGATTGCCTCCGGCGGTGTCGGCACCCTCGACCACCTAGTGGAAGGCGTGACCGAAGGCGGCGCCGATGCGGTGCTCGCTGCCAGCATCTTCCACTTTGCCGAGCACACCGTCCCCGAAGCGAAAGCCTATATGGCGGAGCGTGGCGTCGAAGTTCGTCTGTGA
- a CDS encoding PilT/PilU family type 4a pilus ATPase — MTQGLVDYLLLMVSKDASDMFFSTGAPPNIKIEGVSYPVGKSPLAPSQAKELAYSILTDDQKKTFERTMELNFALSFDDIGRFRFNLYRQRGEVSMVVRYIKSIIPSLDALSLPPIMKKLIGLNRGLVLVVGAAGSGKSTTLASMIDYRNRRQSGHILCIEDPIEFLHSHQQAIVDQREVGLDTESFSAALSNAMREAPDVILIGEIRDRETMQHAIAYAETGHLCLATLHANNANQALNRIINFFPDTAHRQLLADLALNLKGVVAMRLVPGVDAKRVPAVEVMLQSPFISQLIEEGDVDGIKSAMEQSKDAGMMTFDDALFTLFKDGKISKDTAIDSADSSSNMIVRMRLSHSVEFSDSEMEIDRGE, encoded by the coding sequence ATGACTCAGGGATTGGTGGATTATCTGCTGCTGATGGTGTCGAAAGATGCCTCGGACATGTTCTTCAGTACCGGCGCGCCGCCGAATATAAAAATTGAAGGCGTCAGTTACCCGGTAGGCAAGTCGCCACTGGCTCCCAGCCAGGCCAAAGAGCTGGCCTACTCGATTCTCACTGACGACCAGAAAAAAACCTTCGAGCGCACTATGGAGCTCAACTTCGCTCTGAGCTTTGATGACATTGGCCGCTTTCGCTTCAACCTCTATCGGCAGCGCGGTGAAGTATCGATGGTGGTGCGCTATATCAAAAGCATCATCCCCAGTTTGGATGCCCTGTCACTGCCGCCGATTATGAAAAAGCTGATCGGCCTTAATCGTGGTCTGGTGCTGGTCGTGGGCGCGGCGGGTTCTGGTAAGTCCACCACATTGGCGTCGATGATCGACTACCGCAATCGCCGACAGTCAGGCCATATTCTCTGTATTGAGGACCCCATCGAATTCCTGCATTCCCACCAGCAAGCCATTGTCGATCAGCGTGAAGTCGGGCTGGATACTGAAAGTTTCTCGGCGGCGTTGAGCAATGCCATGCGTGAAGCGCCCGACGTGATATTGATCGGCGAAATTCGTGACCGGGAAACCATGCAGCATGCGATCGCCTATGCCGAAACCGGACACTTATGCCTGGCCACGCTGCACGCCAATAACGCCAACCAGGCGTTGAATCGCATCATCAATTTCTTCCCTGATACCGCTCATCGCCAATTGCTCGCCGACTTAGCGTTAAACCTTAAAGGCGTGGTCGCCATGCGATTAGTGCCGGGTGTTGACGCCAAACGCGTTCCCGCCGTTGAAGTGATGCTGCAGTCGCCCTTTATTTCCCAACTGATCGAAGAGGGCGATGTCGATGGCATAAAAAGCGCCATGGAGCAGAGTAAAGATGCGGGCATGATGACCTTCGATGATGCTCTGTTCACGCTGTTTAAAGACGGCAAAATTTCCAAAGACACCGCCATCGACTCCGCGGATTCCAGCAGCAATATGATCGTCAGAATGCGCCTCAGTCACAGCGTGGAGTTTTCCGATTCGGAAATGGAGATTGATCGCGGGGAGTGA
- a CDS encoding PaaI family thioesterase, with translation MSELFDFGQQILASQPFSALLGTELTTFEPGKAVLSLTVRDELKQQHGFVHGGVLSYLADNALTYAGGSMLGDSVTSEYKINYLRPAIGDRLIATATVISSGKTQAVCQCIISVIGEQGERHVAVAQGTITKATPKA, from the coding sequence ATGAGCGAGCTCTTTGACTTTGGTCAGCAAATTCTAGCCAGCCAGCCCTTCAGTGCATTACTGGGAACAGAGCTCACGACCTTTGAGCCTGGCAAAGCGGTACTGTCACTGACCGTGCGCGATGAGCTCAAGCAGCAACACGGCTTCGTACACGGCGGCGTGCTAAGTTACCTTGCCGACAACGCCTTGACCTACGCGGGTGGATCAATGCTCGGCGATTCCGTTACCTCCGAGTACAAAATCAACTATCTGCGCCCGGCGATTGGCGACCGTCTCATTGCAACCGCTACCGTTATTTCGTCGGGGAAAACCCAGGCGGTTTGCCAGTGCATTATCTCCGTCATTGGCGAACAGGGTGAGCGCCACGTCGCGGTTGCACAGGGCACTATCACCAAAGCAACGCCCAAGGCCTGA
- a CDS encoding SDR family NAD(P)-dependent oxidoreductase translates to MKIMIIGASRGLGRALFEGLAEPGNTMIGVSRSLPRDLKLPRGAYQQWICADFSSPRTAVQHIEAESPDTLDTLICNIGIWEKTAFSDSYAFLQQTDDETISLVDVNITSILLLLKRLIPKLLSSNSAKPQILLTGSTSGLRQSGRPEMAFGASKTALNGIADALRENFREEQLAVTSLQLGYLNTDDDLSVPRDTAAHNGNGELIPVHDVVNLVKTLLTLSEASFVRELVLPAIKDPRF, encoded by the coding sequence ATGAAGATAATGATCATTGGTGCCAGCCGCGGCTTGGGGCGCGCACTTTTCGAGGGACTTGCCGAGCCCGGCAACACAATGATTGGCGTGTCTCGTTCACTGCCTCGCGATCTAAAGCTCCCCCGGGGCGCATACCAGCAATGGATATGCGCTGACTTCAGCAGTCCCCGTACAGCGGTGCAACATATCGAAGCGGAAAGCCCGGACACATTGGATACACTGATCTGTAACATCGGCATCTGGGAGAAAACGGCGTTTAGCGATAGCTACGCATTTTTGCAGCAGACTGACGATGAGACCATCTCATTGGTAGACGTGAACATCACCAGCATACTGCTTCTACTCAAACGCCTTATTCCCAAGCTCCTGAGCAGCAATAGCGCCAAGCCTCAGATACTGCTCACTGGTTCGACATCTGGCTTGCGACAAAGTGGTCGCCCCGAAATGGCCTTCGGTGCATCCAAAACTGCTCTAAATGGAATTGCCGACGCGCTCCGGGAGAACTTTCGAGAAGAACAGCTGGCGGTTACCTCTTTGCAACTCGGCTATCTCAACACGGATGATGACCTATCGGTACCGAGAGACACCGCAGCGCATAACGGTAATGGCGAATTGATTCCTGTCCACGACGTTGTCAATCTCGTCAAAACATTGCTGACGCTATCCGAAGCGTCATTTGTCCGCGAACTGGTTCTTCCCGCAATCAAGGATCCACGTTTCTAG
- a CDS encoding S41 family peptidase — protein sequence MPRRLRQILALQLVLLAPLGFADTNNSDETQQGALPLQSLRNFADVFNQIRRAYVEEVDDETLMENAIRGMLSGLDPHSDYLDPDSFDTLQSHTTGEFGGLGIEVGMENGFIKVVAPIDDTPAQKAGIQPGDLIIQIDKQPIKGLSLQEAVALMRGPKGSSVRLHILREGVKAPIELNLKRDIITVASVRGEMLQPGYGYLRISQFQSRTGEDLRKELKKLKASRSGLQGLVLDLRNNPGGLLQASVQVVDTFIDEGLIVYTEGRLPNAFSRYMASQSSPADTTPLIVLINGGSASASEIVAGALQDHRRAIILGTQSFGKGSVQTVLPLSEESAIKLTTARYYTPGGRSIQAQGIIPDIVVDRARIESLGEEDRVTEADLARHLGNEDGKESNGDNRMIDSAASELAATDNQLYEALNLLKGLNIMSANSQQLAKRRLQDSQPQQTED from the coding sequence ATGCCGCGTCGACTTCGCCAGATACTCGCCCTTCAACTTGTTCTGCTCGCCCCGCTGGGCTTCGCTGACACCAACAACAGCGACGAAACCCAGCAGGGCGCTCTGCCACTGCAATCCCTGCGCAACTTCGCCGACGTGTTCAACCAGATTCGCCGCGCCTACGTGGAAGAAGTCGACGACGAAACTCTGATGGAAAATGCTATTCGCGGCATGCTCAGCGGGCTGGATCCCCACTCCGACTACCTCGACCCGGACTCCTTCGACACCCTGCAAAGCCACACTACCGGCGAGTTCGGCGGACTGGGCATTGAGGTCGGTATGGAAAACGGCTTTATCAAGGTCGTCGCCCCTATCGACGATACCCCTGCCCAGAAAGCGGGGATCCAGCCCGGCGATCTGATTATTCAAATCGACAAACAACCCATCAAAGGCCTCAGTCTTCAGGAAGCCGTGGCCCTGATGCGCGGCCCGAAGGGCAGCAGCGTGCGTCTGCATATTCTTCGCGAAGGCGTGAAAGCGCCGATTGAACTGAACCTGAAGCGCGACATCATTACGGTGGCCAGCGTGCGCGGCGAAATGCTGCAACCCGGCTACGGCTACCTGCGCATCTCTCAATTCCAGAGCCGCACCGGCGAGGATCTGCGCAAAGAGCTGAAAAAGCTCAAGGCCAGCCGCAGCGGTTTACAGGGTTTGGTACTCGACCTGCGCAACAACCCGGGCGGCCTGCTGCAAGCCTCGGTGCAGGTAGTGGACACCTTCATAGATGAAGGTCTGATTGTTTACACCGAAGGGCGCCTGCCCAATGCCTTCAGCCGCTATATGGCCAGCCAGAGCAGCCCGGCTGACACGACACCACTGATCGTACTGATTAACGGCGGCTCTGCCTCGGCCTCCGAGATTGTTGCGGGCGCCCTGCAAGACCACCGCCGCGCCATCATCCTCGGCACGCAAAGCTTCGGCAAAGGCTCCGTACAAACGGTGTTACCGCTGTCGGAGGAAAGCGCAATCAAACTGACCACCGCCCGCTACTACACTCCCGGCGGACGCTCCATTCAGGCACAGGGAATCATCCCCGACATCGTCGTTGATCGCGCCCGCATTGAATCACTGGGCGAAGAAGATCGTGTAACCGAAGCCGACCTGGCCCGCCACCTCGGCAACGAAGACGGCAAGGAGAGCAACGGCGACAACCGTATGATCGACAGTGCCGCCAGCGAACTCGCCGCAACCGACAACCAGCTCTACGAAGCCCTGAACCTGCTAAAGGGGCTGAACATCATGTCGGCCAACAGCCAGCAACTGGCCAAGCGCCGGCTGCAAGACTCGCAGCCACAACAGACGGAAGATTAG
- a CDS encoding murein hydrolase activator EnvC family protein, translating to MRHCLILLLGGLLACAAMAEDSADTRRQLDALNKQIGVLKQNIGQTQKAKSRAARELQDVETEIGKLAAKLHRTRQERDKRQQRLGTLERQQGELRNKQGRQKALIAEQIRSAYVQGREGQLKMLLNQEDPQSLSRLISYYDYVNKARSQQLREYQSTLTALSELIPEIAEETEALSDTEKRLAQQQEQLKVQQQKRERSLAKLERELSGQQLDLGALDKERKNLEGVLEAIGREITNIAIPDNYRPFKQMRGAMPWPVAGKRLNRFGAPRQGSAIRWQGIQIAGKEGDPVRAIHNGRVVYADWLRGAGLLIIVDHGNDYLSLYAHNQSLLRSEGDWVRGGEAIATLGNSGGLRQNGLYFEIRYKGRPTNPASWCR from the coding sequence ATGCGCCATTGCCTGATTCTGCTGCTCGGCGGCCTGCTCGCCTGTGCCGCCATGGCGGAAGATTCTGCCGACACCCGCCGTCAGCTCGACGCGTTGAACAAGCAGATCGGCGTTCTTAAGCAGAATATCGGCCAGACCCAAAAAGCCAAAAGCCGGGCAGCCCGAGAACTACAGGACGTTGAAACAGAAATCGGCAAACTGGCTGCCAAACTGCACCGCACCCGGCAAGAACGCGACAAGCGCCAGCAACGTTTGGGCACACTGGAACGCCAACAGGGGGAACTGCGCAACAAGCAGGGACGCCAGAAAGCCCTGATCGCCGAACAGATTCGCAGCGCCTATGTACAGGGTCGCGAAGGCCAGCTGAAAATGCTGCTCAACCAAGAAGACCCACAATCCCTCAGCCGCCTGATCAGCTACTACGACTATGTGAACAAGGCGCGCAGTCAGCAGCTCCGCGAATACCAGAGCACACTGACGGCACTGAGCGAACTGATCCCCGAAATCGCCGAGGAAACCGAAGCCCTGAGTGATACTGAAAAACGCCTTGCTCAGCAACAGGAACAACTCAAGGTTCAGCAGCAAAAGCGCGAACGTAGCCTAGCCAAGCTGGAGCGTGAACTCAGCGGCCAGCAACTCGATCTCGGCGCTCTCGATAAAGAACGTAAAAACCTGGAAGGCGTACTGGAAGCGATTGGTCGGGAAATCACCAATATCGCTATTCCCGACAACTACCGCCCCTTTAAACAGATGCGCGGCGCCATGCCTTGGCCGGTAGCAGGCAAACGCCTCAACCGCTTCGGCGCCCCTCGTCAGGGCAGCGCCATTCGCTGGCAGGGCATCCAAATCGCCGGAAAAGAAGGCGATCCGGTGCGCGCCATTCACAACGGCCGCGTGGTGTACGCCGACTGGCTGCGCGGCGCGGGCCTGCTCATTATTGTCGACCACGGCAACGATTACCTCAGCCTCTATGCCCACAACCAAAGTTTGCTGCGCAGCGAGGGCGACTGGGTGCGCGGCGGCGAAGCCATTGCCACCCTCGGCAACAGTGGTGGCCTGCGCCAGAACGGTCTGTATTTTGAAATCCGCTACAAAGGCCGCCCAACTAATCCCGCCTCATGGTGCCGCTAG